A single region of the Thermoanaerobaculum aquaticum genome encodes:
- the prfA gene encoding peptide chain release factor 1, producing MNDLLPKLEEIERTFQGLQEEQASPEVLANPERLAELSRKVAELAPVVESIRAYRSLRERQAQARAMLAEEKDPELLALAEEELSQVNEALEQAEAELKLMLLPADPHDSRNVILEVRAGTGGQEAALFAGELLRMYLRYAEAKGWKATITELSEADLGGVKEAVVLIEGRGAYSRLKYESGVHRVQRVPVTEASGRIHTSAATVAVLPEAEDVEIQIDPKELRIDTFCSSGHGGQSVNTTYSAVRITHLPTGIAVSCQDERSQIQNRAKAMRILKSRLLEIKQREQQEALAAQRRSQVGTGDRSEKIRTYNFPQSRVTDHRIGLTVYRLQEVLDGELDLILDPLIAHFQAERLKEELAASA from the coding sequence ATGAACGACCTTCTCCCCAAGCTTGAGGAAATCGAAAGGACCTTCCAGGGCCTGCAAGAAGAGCAGGCTTCCCCCGAGGTTTTGGCCAACCCCGAGCGCCTGGCCGAGCTTTCCCGCAAGGTGGCGGAGCTGGCGCCGGTGGTGGAGTCCATCCGCGCCTACCGCAGCTTGCGGGAAAGGCAAGCGCAAGCCAGGGCCATGCTGGCCGAGGAAAAGGACCCCGAGCTTCTGGCGCTGGCCGAGGAGGAGCTTTCCCAGGTGAACGAGGCGCTGGAGCAAGCGGAAGCCGAGCTCAAGCTCATGCTCCTCCCCGCCGATCCCCACGACAGCCGCAACGTCATCCTTGAGGTTCGCGCCGGCACCGGCGGACAGGAAGCTGCGCTTTTTGCCGGCGAGCTTTTGCGCATGTATTTGCGGTACGCGGAGGCCAAGGGCTGGAAGGCAACCATTACCGAGCTTTCCGAGGCCGACCTGGGCGGGGTGAAAGAAGCGGTGGTGCTCATCGAGGGACGGGGCGCCTACTCCCGCTTGAAGTACGAGTCCGGCGTCCACCGGGTGCAAAGGGTGCCGGTCACCGAGGCTTCTGGCCGCATCCACACCTCAGCAGCCACGGTGGCGGTGCTCCCGGAAGCCGAGGACGTGGAAATCCAAATTGACCCCAAGGAGCTGCGCATTGACACCTTTTGCTCGTCGGGCCATGGCGGTCAATCGGTGAATACCACGTATTCGGCGGTGCGCATCACCCACCTCCCCACCGGCATTGCCGTTTCCTGCCAGGATGAGCGCTCGCAAATTCAAAACCGCGCCAAGGCCATGCGCATCTTGAAATCCCGGCTTCTGGAAATCAAACAGCGGGAGCAGCAGGAAGCTTTGGCAGCACAGCGGCGCTCGCAGGTGGGCACCGGGGACCGCTCGGAAAAGATCCGCACCTACAACTTCCCCCAGTCCCGGGTCACCGACCACCGCATTGGCCTCACCGTGTACCGTCTGCAGGAGGTTTTGGACGGGGAGCTGGACCTCATCCTCGACCCGCTCATCGCCCACTTCCAGGCCGAGCGCTTGAAGGAAGAGCTTGCCGCTTCGGCATGA
- the prmC gene encoding peptide chain release factor N(5)-glutamine methyltransferase — protein sequence MTIAELLAEARALLKPREGMLFPEREARAFLAWLLGKDEAFVLAHPEHQVPEALVIRFREMVARRGKGEPFHLIVGFCPFFGREFAVAPGVLIPRPETELLLSAVLRLPLPPHPRVLDVGTGSGVLAVSLKCELPKATVVASDVSWQALHLARKNADKHQVTIGLALAHLASAWRGPFDLVVANLPYLPEAMRHRLPPELAFEDPRALFAGENGLTLVRSLIQDLPRLLEARGFAALELGEGQASVLISALPPQLEPQDVVYDLRGVERVLLLRKKQR from the coding sequence GTGACCATCGCTGAGCTTTTGGCCGAAGCTCGAGCGCTGCTCAAACCCCGGGAGGGGATGCTCTTCCCCGAACGGGAAGCCCGGGCCTTTTTGGCCTGGCTTTTAGGCAAGGACGAGGCCTTCGTGCTGGCCCACCCCGAGCACCAGGTCCCCGAAGCGCTCGTCATCCGCTTTCGGGAAATGGTGGCGCGGCGGGGAAAGGGCGAGCCGTTTCACCTCATCGTGGGCTTTTGCCCCTTTTTTGGCCGGGAGTTTGCGGTGGCCCCTGGGGTCCTCATCCCCCGGCCGGAAACCGAGCTTTTGCTCAGCGCGGTGTTGCGCCTGCCGCTTCCCCCCCACCCCAGGGTCCTGGATGTGGGCACCGGCTCCGGGGTGCTGGCGGTGAGCTTGAAATGCGAGCTCCCCAAGGCCACGGTGGTGGCCAGCGACGTTTCCTGGCAAGCCCTGCACCTTGCCCGCAAAAACGCGGACAAACACCAGGTCACCATTGGATTGGCCCTCGCCCATTTGGCCAGCGCCTGGCGGGGCCCCTTTGACCTGGTGGTGGCCAACCTCCCCTACCTTCCCGAGGCCATGCGCCACCGCTTGCCGCCGGAGCTTGCCTTTGAGGATCCCCGGGCGCTTTTTGCGGGAGAGAACGGGCTTACTCTGGTGCGGTCTTTGATCCAGGATTTGCCCCGCCTTCTGGAGGCCCGCGGCTTTGCCGCCCTGGAGCTGGGGGAAGGGCAAGCCTCTGTCCTGATCTCGGCGCTCCCTCCCCAGCTGGAGCCACAGGATGTGGTGTACGACCTCCGCGGCGTGGAGAGAGTTTTGCTGCTGCGGAAAAAGCAGCGCTAA
- a CDS encoding aminotransferase class IV produces MWAETRGIARFRPQEVYQGLGLYETVGCQDGQPLLWQAHAARFSRSAQELFASSPELADEGAVRRLLLACGLASGPAALRVVWFYPRRAAVVWATRFSVPRTLRERGAHLTTALLPAHPLTPHKTTSVGPAQVLHRQALAAGFDGVLFYAHERVVRETATANIFAVFDGEVLTPPAPPLALPGVLRGYCMAFLRERGWPVREARFHLDELLACGGAFLTSSLSGVVPVRAINGQPLPFPAELFKVFQGGNLPVPGNR; encoded by the coding sequence ATGTGGGCAGAAACTCGGGGCATCGCACGGTTTCGCCCGCAGGAGGTGTACCAGGGCCTGGGGCTTTACGAGACCGTGGGCTGCCAGGACGGCCAGCCGCTCTTGTGGCAGGCGCATGCTGCGCGTTTTTCCCGCTCGGCCCAGGAGCTGTTTGCCAGTTCCCCAGAGTTGGCCGATGAGGGCGCGGTCCGGCGCTTGCTTTTGGCGTGCGGTTTGGCTTCCGGCCCGGCGGCGCTGCGGGTGGTGTGGTTTTACCCGCGGCGCGCAGCGGTGGTCTGGGCCACGCGCTTTTCCGTGCCACGAACGCTGCGGGAACGCGGCGCGCACCTGACCACCGCTTTGCTCCCGGCTCACCCTTTGACCCCCCACAAGACCACCAGCGTGGGGCCCGCCCAGGTTTTGCACCGTCAGGCGCTCGCCGCAGGTTTTGACGGGGTTTTGTTTTACGCTCACGAGCGGGTGGTGCGGGAAACCGCCACCGCCAACATCTTTGCGGTTTTTGACGGTGAGGTGCTCACCCCTCCCGCCCCGCCCCTGGCCCTCCCCGGCGTGCTGCGCGGCTACTGCATGGCGTTCCTGCGGGAGCGGGGATGGCCGGTGCGGGAAGCTCGCTTTCACCTGGATGAGCTTTTGGCCTGCGGGGGCGCGTTTCTCACGTCGTCCCTTTCCGGGGTTGTGCCGGTACGCGCCATTAATGGCCAGCCTTTGCCCTTTCCTGCTGAGCTTTTCAAGGTTTTCCAAGGGGGAAACCTGCCGGTGCCGGGCAATCGCTAG
- a CDS encoding anthranilate synthase component I family protein, whose amino-acid sequence MLYVRDGQGSYEAAGRQTAVDDLVTVLERELTSGSHVALGFLAYEFAPYLDPLVAVCQEPAPLPLAWWALVDLQDVEENQPQSFAPGDSLHCSLSSQEFCQGVEAIRDAIGAGEVYQVNLTRRWEVEFSGDPAGLFQQLAGELPPRFSFFLQDQEQGWALLGLSPELFLKRQGQVVESWPIKGTWWGEQPARAGEKEQAELAMIVDLVRHDLGRVCEPGSVQVVAPWRPVQTRDVVHREAVVRGELREGTSLRDLLQTTFPGGSVTGAPKLAACQRIAELEPVPRSVYCGAFGVFQASGDFTLAMPIRTGYVAGGRLYFHAGAGIVWDSEPQREEQETREKVRSWFQALGVES is encoded by the coding sequence GTGCTGTACGTTCGGGATGGGCAGGGGTCTTACGAGGCAGCCGGAAGACAAACGGCGGTGGATGATCTGGTAACGGTTTTGGAGAGGGAACTCACCAGTGGGTCGCACGTGGCCCTGGGTTTTTTGGCTTACGAGTTTGCGCCGTACCTGGACCCGCTGGTGGCCGTTTGCCAAGAGCCTGCCCCGCTGCCGCTGGCCTGGTGGGCGTTGGTGGATTTGCAGGATGTTGAAGAAAACCAACCGCAGTCTTTTGCCCCCGGAGACTCGCTACATTGCTCTTTGAGTTCGCAGGAGTTTTGCCAGGGGGTGGAGGCGATCCGGGACGCCATTGGCGCGGGGGAGGTGTACCAGGTCAACCTCACCCGCCGCTGGGAGGTTGAGTTTTCGGGCGATCCCGCCGGTCTTTTCCAGCAGCTCGCCGGTGAGCTCCCACCGCGTTTTTCCTTTTTCCTCCAGGACCAGGAGCAGGGTTGGGCGCTTTTGGGTCTTTCCCCTGAGCTTTTCCTCAAACGCCAGGGGCAGGTGGTGGAAAGCTGGCCAATTAAGGGCACCTGGTGGGGGGAGCAACCAGCCAGGGCAGGAGAAAAAGAGCAAGCGGAGCTGGCCATGATCGTGGATCTGGTGCGCCACGACCTGGGGCGGGTGTGTGAGCCCGGGAGCGTGCAGGTGGTTGCGCCGTGGCGGCCGGTGCAAACCCGGGACGTGGTGCACCGGGAAGCAGTGGTGCGCGGCGAGCTGCGGGAAGGCACAAGCCTTCGGGACTTGCTGCAGACTACCTTCCCCGGGGGCAGCGTCACCGGCGCGCCGAAGCTGGCGGCCTGCCAGCGTATTGCTGAGCTGGAGCCGGTGCCTCGTAGCGTGTATTGTGGCGCCTTTGGGGTTTTTCAAGCGAGCGGTGACTTTACCTTGGCCATGCCCATCCGCACCGGGTATGTGGCGGGCGGAAGGCTTTACTTCCATGCCGGGGCCGGCATCGTTTGGGATTCCGAGCCCCAGCGGGAAGAGCAGGAAACCCGGGAAAAGGTGCGAAGCTGGTTTCAAGCGCTGGGGGTGGAGAGTTGA
- a CDS encoding ABC transporter permease yields the protein MMRLSLSESLRSALVEVWAHKLRSGLTLTGVTLGTAAMVVLMTLMAGVREAVWSGVRGLGFDGVMFVSAQRPQSLLGQKKAFQSRGLALRDSQALASEGESLAAVAAVRLADRVVQAGSVSKRVQVYAVTASYAQVHDRQVQRGRFFHQGDEEAARRVAVLGAELATSLFGHENPVGKTVKVGDVPFQVIGVEERLGNRFANSGWTRREMEGILIPLSAFRAYLSGGQEVNLITVRTDRKDKLAAVKAEIERIIRRSHNRIDDFEVENVADEMLRAEKEIRVILRNWTIVLAAIAGISLLVGGVGIYSVLRISLAERLYEIGLRKAIGASDQAILTQVLAESTSLSLLGAASGVILGLLVTRMASSAFEAGLPPSPAGLAFAFGFAVAVGFFSGLWPARQASRLSPVEAMRG from the coding sequence ATGATGCGGCTTTCCCTTTCCGAAAGCCTTCGCTCGGCTCTGGTGGAAGTGTGGGCGCATAAACTGCGCTCGGGGCTTACCCTTACCGGTGTCACCCTGGGCACCGCGGCAATGGTGGTGCTCATGACGCTCATGGCCGGGGTGCGGGAAGCGGTGTGGTCGGGGGTGCGGGGCCTGGGCTTTGACGGCGTGATGTTCGTGAGCGCCCAGCGGCCGCAGTCGCTTTTGGGGCAAAAGAAGGCGTTTCAAAGCCGGGGGTTGGCCCTGCGGGACTCCCAGGCGTTGGCCAGCGAGGGCGAGAGTCTCGCGGCGGTGGCGGCAGTACGGCTTGCCGATCGCGTGGTGCAGGCCGGAAGCGTGTCCAAGCGGGTGCAGGTGTACGCGGTCACCGCTTCCTACGCCCAGGTGCACGACCGCCAGGTGCAACGCGGCAGGTTCTTCCACCAGGGGGACGAAGAAGCTGCCCGCCGGGTGGCGGTGCTGGGGGCGGAGCTGGCCACCAGCCTCTTTGGCCATGAAAACCCGGTGGGGAAAACCGTCAAGGTGGGGGACGTGCCGTTTCAGGTGATTGGCGTGGAAGAGAGACTGGGCAACCGCTTTGCCAACTCCGGCTGGACCCGGCGGGAAATGGAGGGCATCCTCATTCCGCTTTCGGCCTTTCGCGCCTACCTATCCGGCGGGCAAGAGGTCAACCTCATCACCGTGCGCACCGACCGCAAGGACAAGTTGGCAGCGGTGAAGGCGGAAATCGAAAGGATCATCCGCCGCTCCCACAACCGCATTGACGACTTCGAGGTGGAAAACGTTGCCGACGAAATGTTGCGGGCGGAAAAGGAAATCCGCGTGATCCTACGCAACTGGACCATCGTGCTTGCTGCCATTGCCGGCATTTCCCTGCTGGTGGGTGGCGTGGGGATTTACTCGGTTTTGCGCATTTCCCTGGCGGAAAGGCTTTACGAAATTGGCCTCCGCAAGGCCATTGGCGCTTCCGATCAAGCGATCCTCACCCAGGTGCTGGCCGAGTCCACATCCCTTTCGCTTTTGGGCGCTGCCTCGGGGGTCATTTTGGGGCTTCTGGTGACCCGCATGGCTTCCAGCGCCTTCGAGGCGGGTTTGCCCCCTTCCCCCGCGGGCCTAGCCTTTGCTTTTGGTTTTGCGGTGGCTGTGGGCTTTTTCTCCGGCCTCTGGCCGGCCCGCCAGGCCTCCCGCTTAAGCCCGGTCGAAGCCATGCGGGGGTAA
- a CDS encoding ABC transporter permease: MRFLEIVADALADVRAYGARTALQTVGVVLGVASVVATLGLSAGQRAKSMEFWQETGGTLKVRVYAKPVDATRLSARQRASKGLTLEDAQAIAAKVSGFDLVETAVRQRLWVSSPLVQRRYTVTGITPGWAEFNELRLARGRPITAEDLLTGAPVCVLGAERAREFFGSGDPLGKTLRVGDHSLVVVGVLAFREFYWNRADSWNALWWMNELILVPATTLTRRYLGAGSSRVDEIALRLASPEAHKTAVPALRNLLLARHGVEDFQIFDRKDQIEQMEQQGRIYDITFLVCGLISLLVGGIVVANIMLASFTERMREVGIRKAIGAKGSHVLIQFLVETIIVNGLGGFLGLVLGVAFVHGMAYLLDQVAVLTPTMILAAVGCAVSVAVVFGLYPAWKAARLDPVVALRYE; encoded by the coding sequence TTGAGGTTTCTGGAAATCGTGGCCGATGCCCTGGCTGACGTGCGGGCTTACGGGGCCCGCACCGCGCTGCAAACCGTGGGTGTGGTTTTGGGCGTGGCCTCAGTGGTCGCTACCTTGGGCCTTTCGGCGGGGCAAAGGGCCAAATCCATGGAGTTTTGGCAGGAAACCGGCGGCACCCTCAAGGTCCGCGTGTACGCCAAGCCGGTGGACGCCACCCGCCTTTCCGCCAGACAGCGGGCCAGCAAGGGGCTCACCCTGGAGGACGCGCAAGCCATTGCTGCGAAGGTTTCCGGCTTCGACCTGGTGGAAACCGCCGTGCGTCAGCGGCTTTGGGTGAGCTCACCGCTAGTCCAGCGGCGCTACACGGTCACCGGTATCACCCCAGGGTGGGCCGAGTTCAACGAGCTGCGCCTGGCCCGCGGCCGCCCCATTACCGCCGAGGATTTGCTCACCGGCGCACCGGTGTGTGTGTTGGGGGCGGAACGGGCCCGGGAGTTCTTTGGCTCCGGCGATCCCCTGGGCAAGACCCTCCGGGTGGGGGATCACTCGCTGGTGGTGGTGGGAGTTTTGGCCTTTCGGGAGTTTTACTGGAACCGCGCCGATTCCTGGAACGCCCTGTGGTGGATGAACGAGCTCATCCTTGTACCAGCCACCACCTTGACCCGCCGCTACCTGGGGGCCGGGAGCAGCCGGGTGGATGAAATTGCCTTGCGGCTTGCCTCGCCCGAGGCCCACAAAACCGCGGTCCCTGCCCTCCGCAACCTGCTCCTTGCCCGCCACGGGGTGGAGGACTTTCAAATCTTCGACCGCAAGGACCAAATTGAGCAGATGGAGCAGCAGGGCAGAATTTACGACATCACCTTTTTGGTTTGCGGGCTTATCTCGCTGTTGGTGGGCGGCATCGTGGTGGCCAACATCATGCTGGCGTCGTTTACCGAGCGCATGCGGGAAGTGGGGATCCGCAAGGCCATCGGCGCCAAGGGCAGCCACGTGCTCATCCAGTTCCTGGTGGAGACCATCATCGTCAACGGCCTGGGCGGGTTTTTGGGTTTGGTTTTAGGTGTGGCCTTTGTCCATGGCATGGCTTACCTCTTGGACCAGGTGGCGGTGCTCACCCCCACCATGATCCTGGCCGCGGTGGGGTGCGCGGTGAGCGTGGCGGTGGTTTTTGGCTTGTACCCCGCCTGGAAGGCCGCCCGCCTGGATCCAGTGGTGGCGTTGAGGTACGAATGA
- a CDS encoding ABC transporter ATP-binding protein produces the protein MAEGSPLIELSGIWKVYNGGVEVQALRGVDLQVNRGEYVAIMGPSGSGKSTLMHILGCLDNPTRGSYRLAGEEVANLPPGRLAEIRNRFVGFVFQAFNLLPRASILRNVELPLLYGGVPRSERRERALSMLARMGLADRAKHYPSQLSGGQRQRAAIARALVTNPAVLLADEPTGNLDQQTGAEVMALFDEINAQGQTVILVTHDPQVASHARRLVRLVDGRIAEDVRSEP, from the coding sequence ATGGCTGAGGGGAGCCCGCTCATTGAGCTTTCCGGCATCTGGAAGGTTTACAACGGCGGGGTGGAGGTGCAGGCGCTGCGCGGGGTGGATTTGCAGGTCAACCGCGGCGAGTACGTGGCCATCATGGGCCCTTCGGGGTCAGGTAAATCCACGCTCATGCACATCCTGGGTTGTCTCGACAACCCCACCCGCGGTTCCTACCGCCTGGCCGGCGAAGAGGTGGCCAACCTCCCACCCGGCCGCTTAGCGGAAATCCGCAACCGCTTTGTGGGTTTTGTCTTTCAGGCGTTTAACTTGCTGCCGCGCGCTTCCATCCTCCGCAACGTGGAGCTGCCGCTGCTTTACGGCGGGGTGCCGCGCAGCGAAAGGCGGGAGCGGGCCTTGAGCATGCTGGCCCGCATGGGGCTTGCGGACCGCGCCAAGCACTACCCTTCCCAGCTTTCGGGGGGCCAGCGTCAGCGGGCGGCCATTGCCCGGGCGCTGGTCACCAACCCGGCGGTGCTTTTGGCCGACGAACCCACCGGCAACCTGGACCAGCAAACCGGGGCGGAGGTCATGGCGCTTTTTGACGAAATCAACGCCCAGGGGCAAACCGTGATCCTGGTGACCCATGACCCGCAGGTGGCGTCCCACGCCCGTCGCTTGGTGCGGCTGGTGGACGGGCGCATTGCCGAGGACGTGCGGAGCGAGCCTTGA
- a CDS encoding efflux RND transporter periplasmic adaptor subunit: MSRKAKWVLVGVLAVGATAAVVASRRTDSKLSADPPVPVGKAEVADVQVEVVEVGTVEPEVKVDVKSALSGKVVALPVREGDAVKKGDLIAAIEPDVNQAQTLAAVRRAVAQQEIEFADAEKDFLAKDELLKAGLVSLEVHRAAETRYKQAKEALEAAREKAKIVESSGVPLSTNPQQVLHILSPMDGVVIRRPVELGEAVTGAGSFNAGTVIATVADLSRMIVKAGVSEVDIGKVAVGAPVEVTLDAFPKAKFTGKVSRIAPAARLDRDVKVYDVEVVLDAQGKELRTGMTANVKILGEKASGVLTVPVEAVFRKDDKDIVYVRKTVTEGKAPKPKATPSPEAWKFWFEERVVETGIASLSRVHVVSGLTAGEEVALEDPTRPKKKES; encoded by the coding sequence ATGAGCAGAAAGGCAAAGTGGGTCCTGGTGGGCGTTTTGGCGGTGGGGGCCACCGCGGCGGTGGTGGCCTCCCGGCGAACGGATAGCAAGCTTTCCGCGGATCCCCCGGTGCCGGTGGGCAAAGCAGAGGTAGCCGACGTGCAGGTGGAGGTGGTGGAGGTCGGCACCGTGGAGCCTGAGGTGAAGGTGGACGTGAAATCGGCTCTTTCGGGAAAGGTGGTGGCGCTGCCGGTGCGGGAAGGGGACGCGGTGAAAAAGGGCGATCTTATTGCCGCCATCGAGCCGGACGTGAACCAAGCGCAAACCCTGGCGGCGGTGCGCCGGGCTGTGGCCCAGCAGGAAATCGAGTTTGCCGATGCGGAAAAGGACTTCCTGGCCAAGGACGAGCTGTTGAAGGCGGGTCTCGTTTCCCTGGAGGTCCATCGGGCGGCGGAAACCCGCTACAAGCAAGCCAAGGAAGCGCTGGAAGCGGCGCGGGAAAAGGCCAAGATCGTGGAGTCTTCCGGCGTGCCGCTTTCCACCAATCCCCAGCAGGTGCTGCACATCCTCTCCCCCATGGACGGCGTGGTGATTCGCCGGCCGGTGGAGCTGGGGGAGGCGGTTACCGGCGCGGGGTCCTTTAACGCCGGCACCGTCATTGCCACCGTGGCCGACCTTTCCCGCATGATCGTGAAGGCCGGGGTTTCGGAGGTGGACATTGGCAAGGTGGCGGTAGGCGCTCCCGTGGAGGTAACGCTGGACGCCTTTCCCAAGGCCAAGTTCACCGGCAAGGTCTCGCGCATTGCTCCAGCAGCGCGGCTGGACCGGGACGTGAAGGTGTACGACGTGGAGGTGGTGCTGGACGCCCAGGGCAAGGAGCTGCGCACCGGCATGACCGCCAACGTCAAGATCCTGGGTGAAAAAGCAAGCGGGGTCCTCACCGTGCCGGTGGAAGCGGTGTTCCGTAAAGACGACAAGGACATCGTGTACGTGCGCAAGACCGTCACCGAAGGCAAAGCCCCCAAACCCAAGGCCACACCCAGCCCCGAGGCGTGGAAGTTCTGGTTTGAGGAAAGGGTGGTGGAAACCGGCATTGCCTCGCTTTCCCGGGTGCACGTGGTTTCCGGTCTTACCGCCGGCGAAGAAGTGGCCCTGGAGGATCCCACCCGTCCCAAGAAGAAGGAGTCCTAA
- a CDS encoding NapC/NirT family cytochrome c — MKAIPLTCVLSFTLAAGTSFGQGQVKAGDEALGAFPYDGFERPQACATCHVDIARQYEQAMMSQAYTHHWDEIEYFELALPHAEKEPKVAGVKAGCNGCHAPFSFLAGDIPPKRPSENTRANESVSCDLCHTITGFAGDTPFNYNYIVSPGKVKYGPRPGLVSPHHETRESPFLRSAEFCGTCHNEKSPFDVWVKATHLEWKEGPHGKAGIVCQDCHMPKAPGRSARMGEELPDVRQHLFHGAHDPGKLAGVIEVRIHPEVREAEPGETVKLTATVVNAKAGHRVPSGSAEERMLWLHVEAIDSKGKVYHLPVDAKGFAGEEYTIASATALAYQDIGDIKGIPNFPGLLRDGTYPHLSPGDRIFRLPYFDPKGRQTIAQWNTASLGTDYRLAPLAAVNETFTFKLPQGIPPGPVTVRATVYYSRLVSSVAEFLKVPADESQEILINSHETRFTVLP, encoded by the coding sequence ATGAAAGCGATCCCGCTTACATGCGTGCTTTCCTTTACCCTGGCAGCTGGAACCAGCTTTGGACAGGGGCAGGTGAAGGCCGGTGATGAGGCGCTGGGTGCTTTCCCTTACGACGGGTTCGAGCGCCCCCAGGCGTGCGCCACCTGCCACGTGGACATTGCCCGCCAGTACGAGCAAGCCATGATGTCGCAGGCGTACACCCATCACTGGGATGAGATCGAGTACTTCGAGCTGGCCCTCCCCCATGCCGAAAAGGAACCCAAGGTGGCCGGCGTCAAAGCCGGCTGCAACGGCTGCCACGCACCGTTTTCGTTTTTAGCTGGCGATATTCCCCCCAAGCGGCCCAGCGAGAACACCCGGGCAAACGAAAGCGTGTCCTGCGACCTCTGCCACACCATCACCGGCTTTGCCGGCGACACGCCCTTCAACTACAACTACATCGTTTCCCCCGGCAAGGTGAAGTACGGGCCGCGGCCGGGGTTGGTGAGCCCCCACCATGAAACCCGGGAATCGCCGTTCTTGCGTTCCGCCGAGTTTTGCGGCACCTGTCACAACGAAAAGAGCCCCTTTGACGTGTGGGTGAAGGCCACGCACCTGGAATGGAAGGAAGGGCCCCACGGCAAGGCCGGCATCGTTTGCCAGGACTGCCACATGCCCAAAGCTCCCGGCCGCTCGGCCCGCATGGGTGAGGAGCTCCCCGACGTGCGCCAGCACCTGTTCCACGGCGCGCACGATCCCGGCAAGCTGGCTGGCGTCATCGAGGTCCGCATTCACCCCGAGGTGCGGGAAGCCGAGCCGGGGGAAACCGTGAAGCTCACCGCCACGGTGGTGAACGCCAAAGCCGGACACAGGGTCCCCTCGGGTTCCGCGGAAGAACGCATGTTGTGGCTGCACGTGGAGGCCATCGACAGCAAGGGCAAGGTGTACCACCTGCCGGTGGACGCCAAGGGCTTTGCCGGCGAGGAGTACACCATTGCTTCGGCCACCGCCCTGGCTTACCAGGATATTGGCGACATCAAGGGCATCCCCAACTTCCCCGGCCTCCTGCGGGACGGTACCTATCCACACCTCTCCCCAGGGGACCGCATCTTCCGCTTGCCCTACTTTGACCCCAAAGGCAGGCAAACCATTGCTCAGTGGAACACCGCTTCTCTAGGCACCGATTACCGTTTGGCACCGCTGGCGGCGGTGAACGAGACCTTTACCTTTAAGCTCCCCCAGGGCATCCCCCCGGGTCCTGTGACCGTGCGGGCCACCGTTTACTACTCGCGTCTGGTTTCGTCGGTGGCCGAGTTCCTCAAGGTGCCCGCTGACGAAAGTCAAGAAATCCTCATCAACAGCCACGAAACGCGGTTTACGGTTTTGCCTTAA
- a CDS encoding ACT domain-containing protein, which yields MSSESYAVVSLAGGELPWPELVSQGCYPLDTRTFLAPESALTQLPPEARVVSSGWRRVEVSGSLAHAGLLAAAASALAEVEVPVLVLSRAQGLWLFVPHEKLGRALAALRQARLERFATPA from the coding sequence GTGTCGTCTGAAAGCTACGCGGTGGTTTCCCTGGCCGGTGGGGAACTGCCCTGGCCGGAGCTGGTCTCCCAAGGTTGCTACCCGCTTGATACGCGCACCTTCCTGGCCCCCGAATCGGCCTTAACGCAACTGCCGCCGGAAGCCCGGGTGGTAAGCAGCGGTTGGCGGCGGGTGGAGGTGTCTGGCTCCCTTGCCCATGCCGGGCTTTTGGCCGCCGCCGCCTCGGCCCTGGCGGAGGTGGAAGTTCCAGTTCTGGTGTTATCCCGAGCTCAGGGCCTGTGGCTTTTTGTGCCCCACGAAAAGCTTGGCCGGGCCTTGGCGGCGCTGCGCCAGGCCCGGCTGGAGAGGTTTGCGACTCCCGCCTAG